A DNA window from Phyllostomus discolor isolate MPI-MPIP mPhyDis1 chromosome X, mPhyDis1.pri.v3, whole genome shotgun sequence contains the following coding sequences:
- the PORCN gene encoding protein-serine O-palmitoleoyltransferase porcupine isoform X2: MATFSRQEFFQQLLQGCLLPTAQQGLDQIWLLLAICLACRLFWRLGLPSYLKHASTVAGGFFSLYHFFQLHMVWVVLLSLLCYLVLFLCRHSSHRGVFLSVTILIYLLMGEMHMVDTVTWHKMRGAQMIVAMKAVSLGFDLDRGEVGAVPSPVEFMGYLYFVGTIVFGPWISFHSYLQAVQGRPLSRRWLQKVARSLALALLCLVLSTCVGPYLFPYFIPLDGDRLLRNKKRKARWLRAYESAVSFHFSNYFVGFLSEATATLAGAGFTEEKDHLQWDLTVSKPLNVELPRSMVEVVTSWNLPMSYWLNNYVFKNALHLGTFSAVLVTYAASALLHGFSFHLAAVLLSLAFITYVEHVLRKRLARILSACILSKRCPPDCSHQHRLGLGVRALNLLFGALAIFHLAYLGSLFDVDVDDTTEEQGYGMAYTVHKWSELSWASHWVTFGCWIFYRLIA; this comes from the exons ATGGCCACCTTCAGCCGCCAGGAATTTttccagcagctgctgcagggctGTCTCCTGCCTACTGCCCAGCAGGGCCTTGACCAGATCTGGCTGCTCCTTGCCATCTGCCTCGCCTGCCGCCTCTTCTGGAGGCTTG GGTTACCATCCTACCTGAAGCATGCAAGCACCGTGGCAGGTGGATTCTTCAGCCTCTACCACTTCTTCCAGCTACACATGGTTTGGGTTGTGCTGCTCAGCCTCCTATGCTACCTCGTGCTGTTCCTCTGCCGACATTCTTCCCATCGCGGCGTCTTCCTCTCCGTCACCATCCTCATCTACCTGCTCATGGG TGAGATGCACATGGTGGACACTGTGACATGGCACAAGATGCGAG GGGCCCAGATGATCGTGGCCATGAAGGCGGTGTCTCTGGGCTTCGACCTGGACCGGGGCGAGGTGGGTGCGGTGCCCTCACCTGTGGAGTTCATGGGCTACCTCTACTTCGTGGGCACCATCGTCTTTGGGCCCTGGATATCCTTCCACAGCTACCTACAGGCTGTCCAAGGTCGCCCGCTG AGTCGCCGATGGCTGCAGAAGGTGGCTCGGAGCCTGGCACTGGCCCTGCTGTGCCTTGTGCTGTCCACCTGTGTGGGCCCTTACCTCTTCCCATACTTCATCCCTCTTGATGGTGACCGCCTCCTTCGAAA CAAGAAACGCAAAGCCAG GTGGCTGCGAGCCTACGAGAGTGCTGTCTCCTTCCACTTCAGCAACTATTTTGTGGGCTTCTTGTCCGAGGCCACAGCTACACTGGCAGGAGCTGGCTTTACCGAGGAGAAGGATCACCTACAatg GGACCTGACGGTGTCCAAGCCACTGAATGTGGAGCTGCCTAGGTCCATGGTAGAAGTTGTCACAAGCTGGAACCTGCCCATGTCTTATTGGCTAAATAACT ATGTTTTCAAGAATGCTCTCCACCTGGGGACCTTCTCAGCCGTGCTGGTCACCTATGCAGCCAGCGCCCTCCTGCAT GGCTTCAGCTTCCACCTGGCTGCGGTGCTGCTGTCCCTGGCCTTTATCACTTACGTGGAGCATG TCCTCCGGAAGCGCCTGGCTCGGATCCTCAGTGCCTGCATCTTGTCCAAACGGTGCCCACCAGACTGTTCACACCAGCATCGCTTG GGCCTGGGGGTACGAGCCTTAAACCTGCTCTTTGGAGCCCTGGCCATCTTCCACCTGGCCTACCTGGGCTCCCTGTTTGATGTCGATGTGGATGATACCACAGAGGAGCAG GGCTATGGCATGGCATATACTGTCCACAAGTGGTCAGAGCTCAGCTGGGCCAGTCACTGGGTCACTTTTGGATGCTGGATCTTCTACCGTCTCATAGCCTGA
- the PORCN gene encoding protein-serine O-palmitoleoyltransferase porcupine isoform X3, translated as MATFSRQEFFQQLLQGCLLPTAQQGLDQIWLLLAICLACRLFWRLGLPSYLKHASTVAGGFFSLYHFFQLHMVWVVLLSLLCYLVLFLCRHSSHRGVFLSVTILIYLLMGEMHMVDTVTWHKMRGAQMIVAMKAVSLGFDLDRGEVGAVPSPVEFMGYLYFVGTIVFGPWISFHSYLQAVQGRPLSRRWLQKVARSLALALLCLVLSTCVGPYLFPYFIPLDGDRLLRKGTMVRWLRAYESAVSFHFSNYFVGFLSEATATLAGAGFTEEKDHLQWDLTVSKPLNVELPRSMVEVVTSWNLPMSYWLNNYVFKNALHLGTFSAVLVTYAASALLHGFSFHLAAVLLSLAFITYVEHVLRKRLARILSACILSKRCPPDCSHQHRLGLGVRALNLLFGALAIFHLAYLGSLFDVDVDDTTEEQGYGMAYTVHKWSELSWASHWVTFGCWIFYRLIA; from the exons ATGGCCACCTTCAGCCGCCAGGAATTTttccagcagctgctgcagggctGTCTCCTGCCTACTGCCCAGCAGGGCCTTGACCAGATCTGGCTGCTCCTTGCCATCTGCCTCGCCTGCCGCCTCTTCTGGAGGCTTG GGTTACCATCCTACCTGAAGCATGCAAGCACCGTGGCAGGTGGATTCTTCAGCCTCTACCACTTCTTCCAGCTACACATGGTTTGGGTTGTGCTGCTCAGCCTCCTATGCTACCTCGTGCTGTTCCTCTGCCGACATTCTTCCCATCGCGGCGTCTTCCTCTCCGTCACCATCCTCATCTACCTGCTCATGGG TGAGATGCACATGGTGGACACTGTGACATGGCACAAGATGCGAG GGGCCCAGATGATCGTGGCCATGAAGGCGGTGTCTCTGGGCTTCGACCTGGACCGGGGCGAGGTGGGTGCGGTGCCCTCACCTGTGGAGTTCATGGGCTACCTCTACTTCGTGGGCACCATCGTCTTTGGGCCCTGGATATCCTTCCACAGCTACCTACAGGCTGTCCAAGGTCGCCCGCTG AGTCGCCGATGGCTGCAGAAGGTGGCTCGGAGCCTGGCACTGGCCCTGCTGTGCCTTGTGCTGTCCACCTGTGTGGGCCCTTACCTCTTCCCATACTTCATCCCTCTTGATGGTGACCGCCTCCTTCGAAA GGGCACCATGGTAAG GTGGCTGCGAGCCTACGAGAGTGCTGTCTCCTTCCACTTCAGCAACTATTTTGTGGGCTTCTTGTCCGAGGCCACAGCTACACTGGCAGGAGCTGGCTTTACCGAGGAGAAGGATCACCTACAatg GGACCTGACGGTGTCCAAGCCACTGAATGTGGAGCTGCCTAGGTCCATGGTAGAAGTTGTCACAAGCTGGAACCTGCCCATGTCTTATTGGCTAAATAACT ATGTTTTCAAGAATGCTCTCCACCTGGGGACCTTCTCAGCCGTGCTGGTCACCTATGCAGCCAGCGCCCTCCTGCAT GGCTTCAGCTTCCACCTGGCTGCGGTGCTGCTGTCCCTGGCCTTTATCACTTACGTGGAGCATG TCCTCCGGAAGCGCCTGGCTCGGATCCTCAGTGCCTGCATCTTGTCCAAACGGTGCCCACCAGACTGTTCACACCAGCATCGCTTG GGCCTGGGGGTACGAGCCTTAAACCTGCTCTTTGGAGCCCTGGCCATCTTCCACCTGGCCTACCTGGGCTCCCTGTTTGATGTCGATGTGGATGATACCACAGAGGAGCAG GGCTATGGCATGGCATATACTGTCCACAAGTGGTCAGAGCTCAGCTGGGCCAGTCACTGGGTCACTTTTGGATGCTGGATCTTCTACCGTCTCATAGCCTGA
- the PORCN gene encoding protein-serine O-palmitoleoyltransferase porcupine isoform X4 has protein sequence MATFSRQEFFQQLLQGCLLPTAQQGLDQIWLLLAICLACRLFWRLGLPSYLKHASTVAGGFFSLYHFFQLHMVWVVLLSLLCYLVLFLCRHSSHRGVFLSVTILIYLLMGEMHMVDTVTWHKMRGAQMIVAMKAVSLGFDLDRGEVGAVPSPVEFMGYLYFVGTIVFGPWISFHSYLQAVQGRPLSRRWLQKVARSLALALLCLVLSTCVGPYLFPYFIPLDGDRLLRKWLRAYESAVSFHFSNYFVGFLSEATATLAGAGFTEEKDHLQWDLTVSKPLNVELPRSMVEVVTSWNLPMSYWLNNYVFKNALHLGTFSAVLVTYAASALLHGFSFHLAAVLLSLAFITYVEHVLRKRLARILSACILSKRCPPDCSHQHRLGLGVRALNLLFGALAIFHLAYLGSLFDVDVDDTTEEQGYGMAYTVHKWSELSWASHWVTFGCWIFYRLIA, from the exons ATGGCCACCTTCAGCCGCCAGGAATTTttccagcagctgctgcagggctGTCTCCTGCCTACTGCCCAGCAGGGCCTTGACCAGATCTGGCTGCTCCTTGCCATCTGCCTCGCCTGCCGCCTCTTCTGGAGGCTTG GGTTACCATCCTACCTGAAGCATGCAAGCACCGTGGCAGGTGGATTCTTCAGCCTCTACCACTTCTTCCAGCTACACATGGTTTGGGTTGTGCTGCTCAGCCTCCTATGCTACCTCGTGCTGTTCCTCTGCCGACATTCTTCCCATCGCGGCGTCTTCCTCTCCGTCACCATCCTCATCTACCTGCTCATGGG TGAGATGCACATGGTGGACACTGTGACATGGCACAAGATGCGAG GGGCCCAGATGATCGTGGCCATGAAGGCGGTGTCTCTGGGCTTCGACCTGGACCGGGGCGAGGTGGGTGCGGTGCCCTCACCTGTGGAGTTCATGGGCTACCTCTACTTCGTGGGCACCATCGTCTTTGGGCCCTGGATATCCTTCCACAGCTACCTACAGGCTGTCCAAGGTCGCCCGCTG AGTCGCCGATGGCTGCAGAAGGTGGCTCGGAGCCTGGCACTGGCCCTGCTGTGCCTTGTGCTGTCCACCTGTGTGGGCCCTTACCTCTTCCCATACTTCATCCCTCTTGATGGTGACCGCCTCCTTCGAAA GTGGCTGCGAGCCTACGAGAGTGCTGTCTCCTTCCACTTCAGCAACTATTTTGTGGGCTTCTTGTCCGAGGCCACAGCTACACTGGCAGGAGCTGGCTTTACCGAGGAGAAGGATCACCTACAatg GGACCTGACGGTGTCCAAGCCACTGAATGTGGAGCTGCCTAGGTCCATGGTAGAAGTTGTCACAAGCTGGAACCTGCCCATGTCTTATTGGCTAAATAACT ATGTTTTCAAGAATGCTCTCCACCTGGGGACCTTCTCAGCCGTGCTGGTCACCTATGCAGCCAGCGCCCTCCTGCAT GGCTTCAGCTTCCACCTGGCTGCGGTGCTGCTGTCCCTGGCCTTTATCACTTACGTGGAGCATG TCCTCCGGAAGCGCCTGGCTCGGATCCTCAGTGCCTGCATCTTGTCCAAACGGTGCCCACCAGACTGTTCACACCAGCATCGCTTG GGCCTGGGGGTACGAGCCTTAAACCTGCTCTTTGGAGCCCTGGCCATCTTCCACCTGGCCTACCTGGGCTCCCTGTTTGATGTCGATGTGGATGATACCACAGAGGAGCAG GGCTATGGCATGGCATATACTGTCCACAAGTGGTCAGAGCTCAGCTGGGCCAGTCACTGGGTCACTTTTGGATGCTGGATCTTCTACCGTCTCATAGCCTGA
- the PORCN gene encoding protein-serine O-palmitoleoyltransferase porcupine isoform X5, giving the protein MVWVVLLSLLCYLVLFLCRHSSHRGVFLSVTILIYLLMGEMHMVDTVTWHKMRGAQMIVAMKAVSLGFDLDRGEVGAVPSPVEFMGYLYFVGTIVFGPWISFHSYLQAVQGRPLSRRWLQKVARSLALALLCLVLSTCVGPYLFPYFIPLDGDRLLRNKKRKARGTMVRWLRAYESAVSFHFSNYFVGFLSEATATLAGAGFTEEKDHLQWDLTVSKPLNVELPRSMVEVVTSWNLPMSYWLNNYVFKNALHLGTFSAVLVTYAASALLHGFSFHLAAVLLSLAFITYVEHVLRKRLARILSACILSKRCPPDCSHQHRLGLGVRALNLLFGALAIFHLAYLGSLFDVDVDDTTEEQGYGMAYTVHKWSELSWASHWVTFGCWIFYRLIA; this is encoded by the exons ATGGTTTGGGTTGTGCTGCTCAGCCTCCTATGCTACCTCGTGCTGTTCCTCTGCCGACATTCTTCCCATCGCGGCGTCTTCCTCTCCGTCACCATCCTCATCTACCTGCTCATGGG TGAGATGCACATGGTGGACACTGTGACATGGCACAAGATGCGAG GGGCCCAGATGATCGTGGCCATGAAGGCGGTGTCTCTGGGCTTCGACCTGGACCGGGGCGAGGTGGGTGCGGTGCCCTCACCTGTGGAGTTCATGGGCTACCTCTACTTCGTGGGCACCATCGTCTTTGGGCCCTGGATATCCTTCCACAGCTACCTACAGGCTGTCCAAGGTCGCCCGCTG AGTCGCCGATGGCTGCAGAAGGTGGCTCGGAGCCTGGCACTGGCCCTGCTGTGCCTTGTGCTGTCCACCTGTGTGGGCCCTTACCTCTTCCCATACTTCATCCCTCTTGATGGTGACCGCCTCCTTCGAAA CAAGAAACGCAAAGCCAG GGGCACCATGGTAAG GTGGCTGCGAGCCTACGAGAGTGCTGTCTCCTTCCACTTCAGCAACTATTTTGTGGGCTTCTTGTCCGAGGCCACAGCTACACTGGCAGGAGCTGGCTTTACCGAGGAGAAGGATCACCTACAatg GGACCTGACGGTGTCCAAGCCACTGAATGTGGAGCTGCCTAGGTCCATGGTAGAAGTTGTCACAAGCTGGAACCTGCCCATGTCTTATTGGCTAAATAACT ATGTTTTCAAGAATGCTCTCCACCTGGGGACCTTCTCAGCCGTGCTGGTCACCTATGCAGCCAGCGCCCTCCTGCAT GGCTTCAGCTTCCACCTGGCTGCGGTGCTGCTGTCCCTGGCCTTTATCACTTACGTGGAGCATG TCCTCCGGAAGCGCCTGGCTCGGATCCTCAGTGCCTGCATCTTGTCCAAACGGTGCCCACCAGACTGTTCACACCAGCATCGCTTG GGCCTGGGGGTACGAGCCTTAAACCTGCTCTTTGGAGCCCTGGCCATCTTCCACCTGGCCTACCTGGGCTCCCTGTTTGATGTCGATGTGGATGATACCACAGAGGAGCAG GGCTATGGCATGGCATATACTGTCCACAAGTGGTCAGAGCTCAGCTGGGCCAGTCACTGGGTCACTTTTGGATGCTGGATCTTCTACCGTCTCATAGCCTGA
- the LOC114505394 gene encoding 3-beta-hydroxysteroid-Delta(8),Delta(7)-isomerase: MATNASPLHPYWPRHLTLDNFVPNDCPTWHILAGLFSASGVLVVTTWLLSGRAAVIPLGSWRRLSLCWFAVCGFIHLVIEGWFSLYHKDLLGDQAFLSQLWKEYAKGDSRYILNDNFMICMETMTAFLWGPLSIWVVVAFLRQQPLRFVLQLVVSVGQIYGDVLYFLTEYRDGFQHGDLGHPLYFWFYFVFMNALWLVLPGILVFDSVKQLTRAQSLLDAKATKTKSK, encoded by the exons ATGGCCACCAATGCTAGTCCCTTGCACCCATACTGGCCTCGGCACCTGACACTGGACAACTTTGTGCCTAATGACTGCCCTACTTGGCATATACTGGCTGGCCTCTTCTCTGCCTCTGGAGTCTTAGTTGTGACCACATGGTTGTTGTCAGGACGTGCTGCTGTCATCCCACTGGGAAGCTGGAGGCGACTGTCCCTGTGCTGGTTTGCAGTGTGTGGGTTTATTCACTTAGTGATTGAGGGCTGGTTCAGTCTCTACCACAAGGACCTGCTTGGAGATCAAGCCTTCTTGTCCCAACTCT GGAAAGAATATGCCAAGGGAGACAGCCGATACATCCT GAATGACAACTTCATGATATGCATGGAGACTATGACAGCTTTCCTGTGGGGACCACTCAGTATTTGGGTGGTGGTTGCCTTTCTCCGCCAGCAGCCTCTCCGCTTTGTCCTACAGCTCGTGGTCTCTGTGG GTCAGATCTATGGGGATGTACTCTACTTCCTGACGGAGTACCGTGATGGATTCCAGCATGGGGACCTGGGCCACCCGCTTTACTTCTGGTTCTACTTTGTTTTCATGAATGCCCTGTGGCTGGTGCTGCCCGGAATCCTTGTGTTTGATTCTGTGAAGCAGCTCACCCGTGCCCAGAGCCTGCTGGATGCCAAAGCcacaaaaacaaagagcaagTAG
- the PORCN gene encoding protein-serine O-palmitoleoyltransferase porcupine isoform X1: MATFSRQEFFQQLLQGCLLPTAQQGLDQIWLLLAICLACRLFWRLGLPSYLKHASTVAGGFFSLYHFFQLHMVWVVLLSLLCYLVLFLCRHSSHRGVFLSVTILIYLLMGEMHMVDTVTWHKMRGAQMIVAMKAVSLGFDLDRGEVGAVPSPVEFMGYLYFVGTIVFGPWISFHSYLQAVQGRPLSRRWLQKVARSLALALLCLVLSTCVGPYLFPYFIPLDGDRLLRNKKRKARGTMVRWLRAYESAVSFHFSNYFVGFLSEATATLAGAGFTEEKDHLQWDLTVSKPLNVELPRSMVEVVTSWNLPMSYWLNNYVFKNALHLGTFSAVLVTYAASALLHGFSFHLAAVLLSLAFITYVEHVLRKRLARILSACILSKRCPPDCSHQHRLGLGVRALNLLFGALAIFHLAYLGSLFDVDVDDTTEEQGYGMAYTVHKWSELSWASHWVTFGCWIFYRLIA; this comes from the exons ATGGCCACCTTCAGCCGCCAGGAATTTttccagcagctgctgcagggctGTCTCCTGCCTACTGCCCAGCAGGGCCTTGACCAGATCTGGCTGCTCCTTGCCATCTGCCTCGCCTGCCGCCTCTTCTGGAGGCTTG GGTTACCATCCTACCTGAAGCATGCAAGCACCGTGGCAGGTGGATTCTTCAGCCTCTACCACTTCTTCCAGCTACACATGGTTTGGGTTGTGCTGCTCAGCCTCCTATGCTACCTCGTGCTGTTCCTCTGCCGACATTCTTCCCATCGCGGCGTCTTCCTCTCCGTCACCATCCTCATCTACCTGCTCATGGG TGAGATGCACATGGTGGACACTGTGACATGGCACAAGATGCGAG GGGCCCAGATGATCGTGGCCATGAAGGCGGTGTCTCTGGGCTTCGACCTGGACCGGGGCGAGGTGGGTGCGGTGCCCTCACCTGTGGAGTTCATGGGCTACCTCTACTTCGTGGGCACCATCGTCTTTGGGCCCTGGATATCCTTCCACAGCTACCTACAGGCTGTCCAAGGTCGCCCGCTG AGTCGCCGATGGCTGCAGAAGGTGGCTCGGAGCCTGGCACTGGCCCTGCTGTGCCTTGTGCTGTCCACCTGTGTGGGCCCTTACCTCTTCCCATACTTCATCCCTCTTGATGGTGACCGCCTCCTTCGAAA CAAGAAACGCAAAGCCAG GGGCACCATGGTAAG GTGGCTGCGAGCCTACGAGAGTGCTGTCTCCTTCCACTTCAGCAACTATTTTGTGGGCTTCTTGTCCGAGGCCACAGCTACACTGGCAGGAGCTGGCTTTACCGAGGAGAAGGATCACCTACAatg GGACCTGACGGTGTCCAAGCCACTGAATGTGGAGCTGCCTAGGTCCATGGTAGAAGTTGTCACAAGCTGGAACCTGCCCATGTCTTATTGGCTAAATAACT ATGTTTTCAAGAATGCTCTCCACCTGGGGACCTTCTCAGCCGTGCTGGTCACCTATGCAGCCAGCGCCCTCCTGCAT GGCTTCAGCTTCCACCTGGCTGCGGTGCTGCTGTCCCTGGCCTTTATCACTTACGTGGAGCATG TCCTCCGGAAGCGCCTGGCTCGGATCCTCAGTGCCTGCATCTTGTCCAAACGGTGCCCACCAGACTGTTCACACCAGCATCGCTTG GGCCTGGGGGTACGAGCCTTAAACCTGCTCTTTGGAGCCCTGGCCATCTTCCACCTGGCCTACCTGGGCTCCCTGTTTGATGTCGATGTGGATGATACCACAGAGGAGCAG GGCTATGGCATGGCATATACTGTCCACAAGTGGTCAGAGCTCAGCTGGGCCAGTCACTGGGTCACTTTTGGATGCTGGATCTTCTACCGTCTCATAGCCTGA